The sequence below is a genomic window from Mercenaria mercenaria strain notata chromosome 14, MADL_Memer_1, whole genome shotgun sequence.
AATTAGCGTCATTTGACTTTGACAATTCTTATTTTtaaccctgaagaaggctaatTTAGCCAAAACACTGGCGATAAATAAAAGTGACTTGtaatattttgtagttttgaaTACTTTTAATACCTATATACAGGTGCCattataaaatcttaaaaatgcAAGTGTGAGTTTTTCAGAGATTTAACAATTATTTCTGTAATGAGACTTTATGCTGACCAGCTGTTAGATCTTGTTAAGTATTCAAAAAGCCATTAGTATGATTATATTAAATAACCCACAGTGGTGAAGGAGATCCCTGAAGCTAGCGAGATTGAGGGTGCCCTGAAAGCCCCTGTCCAAAAAGGGACAGCTCAATATACACAGTGGGTTAGTAAGCTGTGGAGGGAAATTGCAAAACTGAAGAGTTCTGGAGCTAGAAGATTCCTAAATCCTTGTAGAACACATCTAGAGGTAGGTGTAACACTTTGGTAACCTGTAGAATATGTTTAGAGGATGGTTTTAGTCAGGGTTtacaaaatctgcaaatttatttgtagCCTATTTGACTATCTGTATTTTCGTCTGGAAGCccaaccgttttttttttttttgttgtttttatttttggaaaatttgcTTAATGCTTGTATACAACAGTTGGATGAAATGCGTAGTGTATTACagggtttcataattttagctaTACACATATGTCGTTATAGGTTTTGTTCCCTAAAAAAGCAATTATCATTCATTTTGTCTCCTGTTTTGTTTCATTTGAGTTTAAAAACTAAAACAAGTTAAATTCGGAATTCTTCTCTCTTTAGTTATTGCAAAATGACAACATCATATTAAAACTTGACagtcagttttatatatttacattcgtcctttccattgaaaattcggacgttcattttgtatgaacagcaaaaggaaaggagCCAAAGTTACGACAACACTGCTTAGTGAAAATGGgctgctgttttgacgacgtccgtgtttagtcagggagaacgttccttgcTTGTTTTGTCAGGTGAACAGTATGGTCATGATGGTCGGGAAGccaattttaatattaaatgcaacaaaatttgtgcagtttataatatatactcgtttacaaatggaaagtaaatataatgtaaatataagaaatgaattatttttttcagagttcatgtgaaatgaagGACAGATTAGTATCCGCAAATTAAACGTGAATTGCTAGcacaattcatggatttgccaatcctatttCGTTGTTCATTtagcatgaactccgaaaaaaaatgtttcatttctgaaaaacttgcaaattccttaCAGTATCAGTTGCACTTTatcgtataaaatcatt
It includes:
- the LOC128548400 gene encoding uncharacterized protein LOC128548400; this translates as MSRQEALNSRAERIETHKVPRRQNDVFQENVVKLMNTIEKRMSQSSLVKEIPEASEIEGALKAPVQKGTAQYTQWVSKLWREIAKLKSSGARRFLNPCRTHLEVGVTLW